The DNA window AAGGGAGACCATAATCACCACCTGGGGATGCCTGTAGTCTTGTGTTTAGCCAAGAGTGTTGAAGCAACCGACCCGGAGCTCTTGAGACAGACGAGGCACGATGGATGACCCTGACTGAAGGGTTGCATTGACGGTGGTTCAAAATCTAGAACATGGGTGTGAATCACTGCCGTGGGCCGGGCCGTTGTTGGCCATTTGTGTAGTTAAAGCTAGGCACTTCAATTAAGCTCTGTTTGAGAGGTATGCAGAAATCGACCCAAAGCCACTGATGCCGTTTTGGGGTTATTGGAGACCAGGAAGGGAACAGTTTCTGTGTGATACATATCAAGTCCGGTCGATGGCTTTGCGAGACAGCTTGTTAGTCGATGGGCGTTCTGAAACTTAATATGTGGCACCACAATGTACATCCCAGGTGAGGAACTAAATGATATTCAGAAAGAATACGATTCGTCCAACAATCCGCACAACATAGACCGTGTCAACAAATACCAGCCAGGCAGTGCCTGTCTAGGTTGAAACACGACCACTTACAATGCGAGACTGAAAGAACACATTGCCCGTCCTTGATCCACTAAAACCGGACACGCAACCGAGGAGAGCCTAGAAGTGACTGACTGTTTTGATATTCGAACTTATTATTGATCAACTAAGAAAGCCCTTATTAATCCAAAACCAAGCCAAGTCGTATTGACGACTCCTCAGTCTTTCGCTTGCAAGgttacctaggtactcatGTCGGCAGCGAGATGAGGACGATTCGGCAGCTGGCTGCTAGAATGTACCATCAGCGATTAACGAGCTCCATCAAAAGTAAAGAAAGGAATGCTGATGAGATCACTTCACAAGCTCCATCCCACCACGTTTCGTCAGTAATATGATAAAATGCCCCTCGATGACGTTTGGCACAAATTTCCTGGTTCGCTTCCATGTTAGCTTTAATATCAATTGTTCAAAGCTCACCCTTGAGCCGCAGGGAGGCCTGGACTTTTTGGAGGTTTGATTAGTATGGTATGAGTATCCATCAGCCATCCATCCCATGGCGTGAAGCAGGGGGCTCTTCGCCCCTAGCGCAGGCGGATACGGTTAAGCATCACTGCTTCGGGCAACCACAGGGATGGAAACTCTTGAAAGTGTGACACTGGTTGTGAAAATGAAAGGAAAGATGAGGGCTCGGCCGCTCTACCGGTCAAGTAGCTCGAGTGTATGCATTTGTTCAAGGGAGGGAGCCAGTTTCGTCCTTGTTTGATAGTCATTGAATAATGATGAATATGAAAGAGGTACAGAGATTTTGGAACGTAACAAAGTATGTATCGTCGTCTACTATTATGAAAATGTTGGGCTCATCATGGGGTGTTGAAGCTAGGGTCATCCAGGGGGAGAGGAAACGGCGACAGTTAACGTCAGTAGCACCCCATACTACGCGTATCTAGACAGCTCAGATGTTTACACGAACAATGCAGCCACAGTTGTCTATGTAGGCCACCTTATTCAATATGTGTAATTGCCTAGTTATCTTGATGCGTTGTTGCGTCCTACGACAAGCGCGTCGTTGTCTTACAATAAATCTGATCAATGGACTTTATCTGCTTATGCAGATTCTTGTGTTTACTCCAGATGACGCCCTTTCTTATCCCTCGACGCCACACCCTGAAAGATCGACTCCTTGAATTATGGATCATGATCAATTTTAGGCTgcgtggtggtggtggtaccTCCCATCTCTTTATCCTTGTTTGTGAGTCCAATTTGCCAATTGTACTAGCCAATGCTTCTCAGGCCGATCGACGTTCATATTCCCTGGTGCTCCGCTGCAATGAGTTGTCAGTAACAGTCTGTGTTTATGACATATCCGTTGAACATCAAGAGTTGACGGGAGTCAATAGTTTCAGCCATCCGAGCTCTCTAGTCATGAATCCCACGGTCCTTGGCACTTAGGGGATAGCATCCCCGCTATTAGCGGAGTCAGCCGGCGTCAGTGCGAGCTTCAGGTGCTAGGGGCTTTCGGGGGGGCTCTGGGGCTACCACGCTGGGCTTGATCCCACCAGAGCTATGTTAGACCAGCGGCCAACCCCATCTTTAGGCGCGTTCAAGCCCGGTCAATCCCCCGGTCCAGCTGCCCGGACACAGCTGGTGATGGGATGCTTCCAATGGCCCAGCTGTTCGTTTAACCCCCATGAGCCTGCTTACGATCCAAGGTCTCGAGCAGAACTTTGTCACAGCAGTTTAGAAAAAAGACAGCAGATAGTCAGACAGGCTACGTAATTCTGCGGCACGTTTACCGCACCCTGTAGCTGTTGTTTGGAAGGTTTGACAATCTAAAAAGATGAAAGTACCTAAACGGGGAAGGTACATGAGCACCCTACCTGCTGTGAGAGAGTCAAGGTAAATTTAGACCAGCAGGTACATGCAGGTAGTTGAGTCTTGGGAGGTAGTCGTATCCCACTTCCCTCGCACTCCACCTGGAGCTAAAGCATCTCTATCTATCCAcccatcctcttcatccatccctcctcttcctcttctcctccatAACTTACCCTCgtctctcttcctcttgctGGGAGTTGGAATTTTGTTCCATTCATCCAGGCCTTCATTTCTCGTCGTCTCATCAACTGCCTCTTCATCGCCGCCTTTCTAAACCACGCTCCTTGGCTCAGCGCAAGCTCGTCTACCCTCCTTTTGGGCAAACATTGTCCCGCCGTGCCATCGCCTTCCGCCATCGCAATTCGCCTCATCCATTGCCCATAACTAAACAGGTCCACCATCCTCATTTGCCGCCCATATTCGGCTACCATTAAACTTCACGATATCAGATCCAACTAGCTGTATCCTGATCTTCCCCTCGCCGAACATCGACGTGCTACATTTAAACTTCGAACTCTCTTGACTGCCCAACAtggagcagcagcaacagcaacccccgcagcagccgcagcaacagcagcagccgcagcagcAATCGCAGTCTCAACAGCATgcttctcagcagcagcccCAGGTTGGCGGCGTCCCTGGGCCTGCTGGACGCAGACTTCATATTGCCCATCGCCGAAGCCCTTCTGAGCTGACGCCACTGATGAGCATGTTTGCTAACCCTGGAAGTAAGTCATGATATCCACAACTCCCCTTCCCTTAAAGTGCCATGGTAAAGTATCATGGCAGTTGATCTGGTATTTGGCGCTCTGCGCCTATCAAATTACATATAAACCATCCTCAATTCCACGTGGCTTTGAATCTTGACATACTAACATTGTTGTCCATCAGTGGAGCAGCTTGCCATTCAGCAGCAGATCGAGCTGttgcagcaacagcagcagcagattCAAGCTACGCATCAGCAATATGTCAACATGGGGATGATGCCTCCAGGACAACCTCTTGGTCCCGGCGGTGCGTTCAATCCTTTGCAGCCAATGCCCAATATGTCGCAAGCTGCTTTCCAATTCCCCAACCAAGTGCCTCAGCAAAACATTGCTCCCCCTACCCAGCCACTTTCACATCGCCGTAATCAGTCGGCACTCCCCAACATGGGTATGGGGCCTCCTCCCGCACCTTCCTCTGGTGCTTCTGGAAACGCCCCCTTTGGAAGCTTCGAGGCAcctcaagcccaagcccaaggccGAGAGAATTCTGGAGGCCGAGGCGGTCGTGGTGGGCCCCCTGGCGGAGGTCATCAGAGAAGACACTCTCTGGCTCTTGCCGACGCCAAGAAGGCTGCCGAACTTGCCCAACAGAAGCGAACAACTACAGGCTTCTCATTCCCTGCCTCTCCCGCCCCCGACGATGAGAACAAGCCCGCTTCTCAGTCCACCCTCGATGTTCCCGTCGCTCAAGGATCGACTCGAGGAGGACGTGGAGGTCACGGCCGTAGCCAGAGTATGGCCGTTAATGGCCGAGGAGGTGGCCGTGGCGGCGGCTTGAACGCTGAGAGCAACGAGTTCCAGCGTCGCGGAAGCGGTCACGCCCGTACCGGCTCCCGTAACTTTGAAGGAAACTGGCGtactcaaggccaagaccaGAGTGGTAACGCCGGTCAGAACCAAGGCTTCCAGCCTGGTCATCGACCTCGTGGATCTATGAACCAGTCCGTCTCTGGAGTAGGAGGCTTCCAGTACAACCCTAACCAACCTCAGGTTATGCAGCTGCCGAATCAAATGATGATGCCCCAGATGTATGGTCAGCAGCTTAATCCTATGCAGCTGAATCAGTTGCAAGCATTGCAAGCCGCTCAGATGAACGGCCAGCAATTCGTGGGCCTCCAGGGCTCTCAGCACGCTGGCCAGCTCGGtggccagcagcagcaacagcagcgcAAGACCCTTTTCACTCCTTATCTTCCCCAGGCCTCTCTCCCTGCTCTGTTGGGCGATGGTCAACTCGTTTCTGGCATCCTCCGTGTTAACAAGAAGAACCGTAGCGATGCTTACGTTACCACTCAGGATGGCCTCCTCGATGCTGATATCTTTATTTGCGGTAGCAAAGACCGAAACCGTGCGCTTGAAGGTGATCTCGTTGCCGTTGAGCTCTTAGACGTTGATGAAGTCTGGGGTCAGAAGcgcgagaaagaagagaagaagaagcgcaaggaCATTACCGACACTCGATCTGGCTCCACCAACCAAGGTAACCAGAACTCTAGCAACAACAATGACGGCAACCCCCCTGAGGGTGGTATCCGCCGTCGCGGTAGTCTGCGTCAGCGACCTACACAAAAGAAGAATGACGACGTCGAAGTCGAAGGTCAGAGCCTTCTCCTTgtcgaagaggaggagatcAACGATGAGCAGAAGCCTCTGTATGCTGGTCATGTCGTTGCAGTTGTAGAGCGTGTTGCTGGTCAAATGTTCTCCGGAACTCTTGGTCTACTCCGCCCTAGCAGCCAAGCCACCAAGGAGAAGCAGGAGGCTGAGAGGGCTGCTCGCGAGGGTAACAACTCCCGTCACCCTGAGCCTCGCCAGCAGGAGAAGCCAAAGATTGTTTGGTTCAAGCCTACAGACAAGCGTGTGCCCCTTATCGCCATCCCCACTGAACAGGCTCCCCGTGACTTCGTCGAGAAGCACCAAGACTATGCGGATCGAATTTTTGTGGCCTGCATAAAGCGCTGGCCCATCACTTCGCTCCACCCCTTCGGAACTCTCGTCGAACAGCTTGGACGTATGGGTGACCTCAAGGTTGAGACTGATGCTCTCCTTCGCGACAACAACTTTGCTTCGGACGAGTTCTCTGATGCTGTTCTCCGCAGCGTCGGTCTCCAGGATTGGTCGATTGAGAAGGAGGACGAGGCTGCTATGGCCGAGCGCCGCGATTATCGCGAAGAGAAGGCTTTCACAATCGACTTTAACGGAGGCGCCGAGCTGGGCAATGCTGTCCACGCCAAGTCCCGCCCTGATGGCAAGATTGAGATTGGTGTCCATGTTGCTGACATTGCTCACTTTGTCAAGCCCAACTCTCTTGTGGATCGCGAGGCAAAGAAGCGAGGCACATCAGTTCAGCTCAAGAACCGCTTCTGCGCTTTGCTGCCCCCTAAGCTATCCACCGAAATCTGCTCTCTCACTCCCGAACAGGATCGTCTTGCCGTTTCCGTTGTTTTCAACGTGAACCCGCACACCGGAGCTGTCTCCGAAGGTGACGCATGGGTTGGCCGTTCAATTGTCAAGAGTGCTGGCAAGGTCTCTCTTGATGATATTAATGATGCTCTTAACAACCCTTCTGAGTACAAGAACTCAGCCGTTCCTGTCAACACTATCCAGATCCTCAACGCTGTTTCGCAGAAGTTCCGGGAAGCTCGTCTCGGTGCAGGTGGCGAACCAATTGCCCCTCTTCGGTTGTTCCAACAGCTCGACGACGAAAACGATCCTGTCCAAGACAACCTTTTCGACTCAACTCAGGCTATTGAGCTTGTTGAAGAGTTGGTCCACAAGGCCAATGCTCATGTAGCACAGCGTCTTGTTGAGGGACTTCCTGAGAAGGCCTTCCTCCGTCGCCAGT is part of the Fusarium poae strain DAOMC 252244 chromosome 4, whole genome shotgun sequence genome and encodes:
- a CDS encoding hypothetical protein (BUSCO:2702at5125), encoding MEQQQQQPPQQPQQQQQPQQQSQSQQHASQQQPQVGGVPGPAGRRLHIAHRRSPSELTPLMSMFANPGMEQLAIQQQIELLQQQQQQIQATHQQYVNMGMMPPGQPLGPGGAFNPLQPMPNMSQAAFQFPNQVPQQNIAPPTQPLSHRRNQSALPNMGMGPPPAPSSGASGNAPFGSFEAPQAQAQGRENSGGRGGRGGPPGGGHQRRHSLALADAKKAAELAQQKRTTTGFSFPASPAPDDENKPASQSTLDVPVAQGSTRGGRGGHGRSQSMAVNGRGGGRGGGLNAESNEFQRRGSGHARTGSRNFEGNWRTQGQDQSGNAGQNQGFQPGHRPRGSMNQSVSGVGGFQYNPNQPQVMQLPNQMMMPQMYGQQLNPMQLNQLQALQAAQMNGQQFVGLQGSQHAGQLGGQQQQQQRKTLFTPYLPQASLPALLGDGQLVSGILRVNKKNRSDAYVTTQDGLLDADIFICGSKDRNRALEGDLVAVELLDVDEVWGQKREKEEKKKRKDITDTRSGSTNQGNQNSSNNNDGNPPEGGIRRRGSLRQRPTQKKNDDVEVEGQSLLLVEEEEINDEQKPLYAGHVVAVVERVAGQMFSGTLGLLRPSSQATKEKQEAERAAREGNNSRHPEPRQQEKPKIVWFKPTDKRVPLIAIPTEQAPRDFVEKHQDYADRIFVACIKRWPITSLHPFGTLVEQLGRMGDLKVETDALLRDNNFASDEFSDAVLRSVGLQDWSIEKEDEAAMAERRDYREEKAFTIDFNGGAELGNAVHAKSRPDGKIEIGVHVADIAHFVKPNSLVDREAKKRGTSVQLKNRFCALLPPKLSTEICSLTPEQDRLAVSVVFNVNPHTGAVSEGDAWVGRSIVKSAGKVSLDDINDALNNPSEYKNSAVPVNTIQILNAVSQKFREARLGAGGEPIAPLRLFQQLDDENDPVQDNLFDSTQAIELVEELVHKANAHVAQRLVEGLPEKAFLRRQSAPNPRRLQTFVERMTALGYDIDSSGSGALQNSLFKVDDPDLRKGMETLVVKSMQRAKYFISGKTNKQLWPHYALNLPLYTHFTSPTRRYADIIVHRQLEAVLSEGKIEFTDDLENLVKTAESCNTKKDSAQNAQEQSVHIESCRTMDKKRQEANGDLIAEGIVLCVYESAFDVLIPEWGFEKRVHCDQLPLKKAEFRKEKRVLELYWEKGVPSSAFVPEDERPKAAASIRHSNAIAAQRQAEEAERARKEREEATRKQTDTGTISTDDVDALFDDDDDNTSDVTEAMAGASLAERPTQSVPGSPTRSSSTAGNLHRTRSDSKVPVAEPVETRLTNKEKYLNLFSLREEGGDYIQDVTEMTRVPVILKTDLTKSPPCLTIRSLNPYAL